One window from the genome of Diorhabda sublineata isolate icDioSubl1.1 chromosome 10, icDioSubl1.1, whole genome shotgun sequence encodes:
- the LOC130449397 gene encoding protein chibby homolog 1-like isoform X2, translating into MPFFGNKFSPKKILQRKSNAETSKEALTDQRKINLKLGENQFIFENGVWIPVNGQNSESYLSKQKLEKTVQDLEEKNYLLRLKYEMILIMRLKMALTH; encoded by the exons ATGCcgttttttggtaataaattctctcctaaaaaaatactacaacgGAAATCAAACGCGGAAACGTCGAAAGAAGCATTAACAGATCAAAGAaagattaatttaaaattaggaGAAAACCAATTCATCTTCGAAAACGGCGTTTGGATACCAG TAAATGGTCAAAACAGTGAGtcatatttatcaaaacaaaaacttgaaaaaacagttCAAGACTTggaagaaaaaaactatttattaagaTTAAAATACGAAATGATATTGATAATG CGGCTAAAAATGGCGTTAACCCATTAG
- the LOC130449397 gene encoding protein chibby homolog 1-like isoform X1, with protein MPFFGNKFSPKKILQRKSNAETSKEALTDQRKINLKLGENQFIFENGVWIPVNGQNSESYLSKQKLEKTVQDLEEKNYLLRLKYEMILIMFTQVAAKNGVNPLELEKFIRKTKITF; from the exons ATGCcgttttttggtaataaattctctcctaaaaaaatactacaacgGAAATCAAACGCGGAAACGTCGAAAGAAGCATTAACAGATCAAAGAaagattaatttaaaattaggaGAAAACCAATTCATCTTCGAAAACGGCGTTTGGATACCAG TAAATGGTCAAAACAGTGAGtcatatttatcaaaacaaaaacttgaaaaaacagttCAAGACTTggaagaaaaaaactatttattaagaTTAAAATACGAAATGATATTGATAATG TTTACACAAGTAGCGGCTAAAAATGGCGTTAACCCATTAGaacttgaaaaatttataagaaaaacaaaaataactttttaa